The Silene latifolia isolate original U9 population chromosome X, ASM4854445v1, whole genome shotgun sequence genome contains the following window.
cttcaacatactcaaTATATCTTGGAAGCTAATTAACTAAGTATATCAGCATTATCTACATTGCAATATCTCATGTAAGACCATCCTAAGCTTAAGACAGCCTATTTCCATGATAGCTATAACAATGACTAGCTAGTAaacttaagacggtcttaaacaagACTAACTCTACCACACAATTAACTAAAACACAAGCTTCAAAAACCTACAAACAATAACCTTATCCAATCCTACATAATCTCAAATAAAACAACAAGCATCAGCTTATCCACATAGAATATCTCACTAAGaacgtcttaagcttaagacagcCTATTGGCTATTCCTATGCTAAATGGTTCACTTAATATTAGCTACAACGACTAGGTTGTAaacttaagacggtcttaaacaagACTAACTCTATCCGAAAAAACAAAACCTTTATAAACCTACAAACAATAACCTTATCCAAAACATAATCTCAAAAATACATAAAACCTAAAActtgtaacaaaaaaaaattaattaaatttcatacctGAATTGGAAAAAGCTGAGAAATTCCACGTTTAATAAGAGAATCAACAAGTTTTTGAGGAAGACCCAACTTTGCAACCTCAAGTTCATCAACACTCACCGCTTTACCTTCCACTACACCATCAACTTCACCTTCACTGTCATCAAACTCCTCAAACTCACCTTCATCCTCGTCCTCGTCTTCATCCTCATCGTCTTCACTTCCGCTTCCGCCTCGACGAACATTAAACGAATCCTTAGAGAAATCCCCAGTAATACCCTTAAAAGCACCCTCACTCAACACAGAGTTAGGAGTGGCAATAGCAGAGCAAACCCACCTCAAAGTTTGAATCTTTTGTGAATTCAAAACTGATTTTTCGGAAAATGGGAGGGAATTAGAGGTGGGTATTGGGAATTTTCTAGGGATTTGTAAAGATGGGGTTTGGTAATTTAGTATGGAAGATACACCAACAATTGAAGAGGAAGCCATTGatgataaattagggtttaagggTTGAAATTGAAGGGGTTTTTGGTGTTCAACTCCCTTTGGAGAAAATGGAGGGAGGAGAAGGAAGGGAGAAGAGATAGGGTGGGAAAAAAGAAGGGTTTTGAGTGATAAGGTGGGAGTGAGGTCTTATAGGGGAGTGACTTGTATGGACTTGTGTTAGTCCACATAGTTCATTTTGGTGCACTCGTGATGTTTTTACAAGTTGTCAATTTGAGATTTTTTGTGATATTTTGGCATGCAAACATACAAATTATGAGGCCGCAAATTTTAACTTGGTTATAATAAGTCTGTGATATTTTATATTCAATTTCAATAATGTTAAATAAAAGGATTTGTAGAGATTATATAAGTTTGCGTTCCTCACAAGCAAAATTTATTAATATAAAAGATAAGTGTATTGTCACTCACTTTTATGATTTATTTTATGGTTTAAGATAACAAAAGAAGGGTTAGAGTAGTTAAAATGATCGGAAAATTTACAGATTATGATATAATATAGTTTCGCCTACAGCTATTCAACTGGGCGGGCCAGCTCGGTCGAGACATAATATAGTTTCGCCTACAGCTGTTCAACGGGGCAGGCCAGCTCGGCCAGCCTACATCAGTGATTCGGTTTTTTCTAGCCCAGCCAGCCCGTGTGTCATCCCAGCCCAACCCGCCCTCTACCCGAGCCCGGCCAGTGCCCCAAATTTCCAGCCCAGCCCGGCTTGGccagctaaaaattcaaaaaacacaATATGGGTCAGGCCCGGCGCTGACATTATGAGCCCAGCCCGGCACAGTCCAGACCAACCCCTTTTAGTGTCGAGGCTGGGCCATAGATTGGCAGCCCAGCCCAACCCGCCCCTAGCCCGGTCCACCCCAGTGTACACCCCTAATTTCGCGCTTGTGACTCCATTTACCCTAAAAAAAGAAGTGTGCGTAccaccaaaagaaaaaaaaagggggttGCTATGAAAATGATCACTAGTTGGGAATATTTAGGGCAAAAAAGACTCAATAGATTTTGGCAAAATGGATATGGAGCATCATAAGAAGGCACATAAAATAATCTCAAATACTCAATAACAGTATCCGTCACAAGGTAGATAGAGACAAATGATTTGTGACTCTCTAGGCACGTACTCTATTTTTGACTTATCTACCCATATGGGTAATatttaacccgtcacaagggaaacTTACTGATAATCACAAATACTTGGATCAACTAGTAATTAGATTGATGATTGATCTATCTTTCTTAACCAAAAGGCCTCATGTTCGAGACTTGTGTGCATGTAACAATGAAAAATTCAAGCTGAATTGATATAATCCTTCACTTACCTGTTAATAATCCTTCACTTACCTGAATGTTGTTCTACCAGGAAGGATTTAATTATGTGGACTACTCTAGAATCATGACTTGTTGAATTGATCATTTTACAGTCTCTACACTGAGCTCGGCTCTGGTGGCACTAAACATATAACTTCCAGTAAAGACCTGGCCGCCTGTGGCATGTTTGAGAGAAGAATGAAACTTCATAATTTTGAATTGGTTGCCTTGGAATGCAGATTATAGTCATTTGAAATCTTCTATGCTGTTTTTTTGTCTGCAATTCTGGGTCAATAATGTTACTTTTGTCGGTATAGACACCTTAATAATACAGAGTATTAGTATAAAATATGTACTTCCTGTCTATATTTACATATTTTATACTAATACAGAGTATTTGGCCGGAATTGAACAAGGCGGTCATCTAAAGACTCAGGGATGACCGATATTTCATCTGTTGGATTTCCCTGTTGCATGGCAAGTCTGCATTTATTAAAGATGCAGTAGAAGAGGCCGAGGGTATCGATTTTTCTATATATAGTTCATAGTATTTCCCCTATGAGTATGCTGGAGCGAAGGTGTGTCTCGTGGTTTTACAGGAAGCCCTACACATGCATCGAAATTGAGCCAACTTCATTATATCATGACTCCGTTCATCAGGTTTGTTGCTTGCGTTATTTTTACATATATATTGTCAAATGTCTATTGAAAGTAGAATAGAGGAATTAATGCTGGAATGTGAAGCATAGGTTAATGTCGTCCTTCATTTGCAGAAACAGTGCAAAAAAAAATAGAGAGGGGGAGAAATGAAATAAGATTAGTAGTATGGAGTAATTACGATCATTCCTATAACCCTGTAATTATGCCAATGAGAAAATGAGATGGTGCAGCCGGTGACACTGAGTCCCTCAGTTCGTTAACACCCTTACCCTTACACGTTCACCGTTTAGAAACCACTATAATGATGTACCCTACTACTTAAAGCACGTGAGAGGATGGTACCAAGACTGACACCTCATTTTCATTGAAAAATTACAGACATGTTCTCATTTGATATGGCTGCTTGTTGAAGCAATTTCTAAATCCTCAAGATTAGTCATATCACTTATTGGTATATCCCGTAAAATCTCAATTTTGAATCGCCTTCTTCGCCATGATTTGAATCTAAAAGTCATTAAATTAAGCATAGATTTCATTTAGCTTCAAAAAACTCGAGTAACTAACAAGTTTTAAAGTCAACTGACAAGCCCAACAACACACTTATCTAGCTGTAAGAACTGAAGAGTTAAAATCAGGTTTTAAGTCCAGAACACTTATTCAGTTGTGTATAGTAGCCAGTACGCAATATCACTTCACtatttaattgttttctagtggACTAGTCCCTTCGATATTAGGTGTATTTGCTTTATACTCCCGTTATGTTTATTTAGTGGGCTTCTTCATCGCTTAGAATAAGCGTTTGGAAAATGTCATACCCAAGTATTGTATCTTTGTATGTTGTACGGCTGGTCAAACATAAGGACCAATCTGGCCCGGCCCGACACGCCACCTGGGTCACTTTTGGCCCAACCCGCCCAACCCCTATATTGGGCCGGTTCTGGGTCCAGAATCTTACCCGCCCCAAACCTGGACCCGCCATAAGCCCAACCCATGGGTTACCTTTTTCCCAGCCCGCATGCAGCCCGGCCCGGCCCACCCCTATCTCGGCCGTTTCGAGTCCCCCAAGCCTAGCCCGTCCCGCCCGCAACCTAACCCCGCCCGTTGGACCAAAACCCTAGAATGTTGTTGGACAAGCACATGCTAGTTTTCTAATTAGCCTAATTATATGGCTGATGGTGTTTATCAAGGTGAAGATATAGGActcatccccctactactaagggttcgtttggattgaaggaattagagagaaggggaggggagggaaagggagggatttaatttcctttgtttggaaaaaaaaatatgggagaaaggaaatggaatgggagagaaatgagaggacttattttccctcctatagaacaaactataatctttccaatggtggcaagatttggaaagaaaacattatttggactctaattataccaccaacatccttcaatcctccatccattcttcatctccctccttcctccccttccatttcccttcatattttttgttatccaaacacccacatctcatttaccctccccttctctcccctcccttcacctcccctcactacccctcccctccccttccctcctaaaattgtatccaaacggaccctaagagaataaaaattctcttagtttttccTCCAAAATGCATTTATCTAACTAAGGAAACAAGTAAAACTTTCtttcattaaactattatcttttcattaaaatataatcttataatTAACTATAATATTTTGCTTAAATtcaaaattataattttgttCAATAAAATTGGTGTTAAACAATAAAATATAATTTGGTAATTTTCGTTAATGCAATAATTATAACTTTAGAGAATTTAACACATTCTTACTATTAGTTTCGTGaggaaaaaaatcattaaaatagttggagaaaatttataaaatgattctTAGTTTTATGGtaaaataaaaatattttcataaaaatacaCATTTCATAACTTTACAATTCTCTTTGATTAGCTTTTCATTGCAATTTTTTTTCGTTTTATATCAAACTACAATGGAGTGaaaaaataaatattaataagGTACTTATATATTTTAAATGTATAAATAATATCcctaaaaataaaaactctatttATACCGCGCATGcgttgcgcgggatctatactagttacaATTGATATGTTTGAGGTTCGAATCTCTCATCCTTCGAATTACACTGTTAAGGCATCCTCACCTATTTTTGTGGTTGAGTTGACATGGACATAATACAAAAGTTATATGGATCGGGTTTATGTTGAGGGTTTTAAACGTGAATCCAACAAGAATAATTCATttatttgaaggtcaaagttGACCTTAATCTAACTAATCTGCTTAAAGATAAGAATTATCATACATTATTTTTGGGTTAATGAGTTATAACGATTAGTCGGCTTAATGAATTTAATGGGGTAAATGGGTTAAAAATGATATACTTTCTAATAATGAGTTATATAAAAAttatcattcatcatttttttgggttataaaaaaaaattacacaaaCATCTGTTTTCTCTTGAGTCTCTACCCTAACCAATCTAAAAACAAAATGGGTTGGATTAGGGTTAAAACAAAGGACATGTATGTTTGTGTAATTGGCTGAGTTGATCAACTTAGAGTTGACATGGACACAAACCTGACATGACTTGATCTATTTCATAGTTTTATCCTACACCAAACATAAACAAGAGAATTATTGACTCGTCACTAGGCTGATCTAATACAGACTAGACAGCCCGTTAGTCTCGCCCATTATAACTCTGCTCTACGAGCTGGATTTCAAACAACTTTAACTAGGCTGATATTGTGCACAAGGTAGTATGTTTAAGACTCACCCTTTGCTTACCTGTTCCTTGAATCATTTGTATCGGTATTGACTCGAGTCTTCTTAATGACCTATTTGCTTTGTTGGTTTATCTCACAGCATCGATTTCTTTAAAGATCTGAATACATAATAACAAACAAAAACAATACTGATATCCAAAAACGTGTAAAAGAAAATATCAAATCAAACAAATCACTCAAATAGTCAAATTATGCATAGCTAGCTATATAACATGAGCTATTAAGCAAACAAGCATACAAAATCAAACAAATTCGAGTTGGGATTGGGGTACAAAATGGTCAAAATGACGATATCAACATTCCAACAAAAATCGTCCTCTTTAAACCTGTATCACGTCCATAAACCCCAATGAGACCAATTACTTATAATGATCTCTGTTTAAGTTAATTTATTCAAATTTTATTAGTTTGTACTTTGTCTACTTCATTATCCTTTGCGAAATCCCTATAACCATTTATTAGTCGATTTCATATTCCCATTAAAAAGAGTAACATCAAGGTGGATTATGTACTAAAATTGCGGCTTAAATTCATTAGCTTACAAAGCTACTTCTCATACAAATAAAAGATCTCACAAAAGATATGGTATCCTTAATCCTATCTACTTTACGAGGCGTCCATGCTTGTCATGCCAATAATGTTGAAGAGAAGTAATTAAAGGCTTTAAATACAAGCACAACTACTTATAAGGAATGGCTTTTAGGAGTTTCATGTGGTGGCCCGTTGCGTTACTGCATGCATTTTGTATTCATTCGTTCGGTTACAAATTAATTTACGGAAGCATATGTAGTACGTAAGTAACTTTATTGAAAGGTAGTAGGTATTTTATCAATCAATCTTTCGTCCACGCAATTTAATTGGGTTGTTCATCACCCTATGCCCCTAACATATTTGCTTCGCAACATCAATATTTTGCTTTTCACTTTATAGACTTGGTCATACATTACTTTTGAGGTTTATTTATGAATTGTAATTGTGGTTTGAGTTCGCAATTAAATTTAAATTTGTTGGTTTTGTAAAATGGACTTTATCTCCTCTTTATGAATGCGGTACGGACTCATTTAAATTGGGCCCAAATTATCCTATCGGGGAGGGTTTCACCGGTTTCACCCAACCTTCCCCTCACCTCACTTCGTGACTCCAATCTTTCTGTCTCACCTGTCAACGAACCAAATACCTAATTTCCCATCTCCTCCTTCACGCTCACCCCCTCCCACCACCCTCTATTCACCGGTGACCCAGCCAATATCTCCCCACCATCGACCCGGCCCACCCCTTCTCTCCTCCACCCCCACAATTGTCCCTCCACCAGTGACCCCACCCCCTTCCTCCATCGGCCACACACTTCCTCTTGCTTCCACATTACGAACCCATCTCCCTCTCACCTTCCTCTAGGACTTTAAAAAACTGCACAAAAAATACTCCATTGAGTCAAGCGGGTACCGTCGAAAATAAACTACAAAATTTATTGTTTGGATAATGTTATTTGATGTAATatactaatatagtaatatagtTAAATAGTTAAATCAAGTAATATTCTAGTCTATTGTTTCCTAACAAATAAATTagtaaaatttaaatttaaattatgTTGACTTATGATAGAGGTTTTGAACCCTCACCTAATATCATAAACACTCACCAAACAATCACACAATATGGCCAATTAGCCaaatatattgttttgtatactTTAAACTTAAAGTAAAACTTTTAAAACCGTCATGATAAATGACCAGGGGGCAGTAAACACTTGAAAATTCAGTAAATAAACGTGTTATGATCAACTAATATAGACTAAAGCTATCTAATTAAGAGTTGACCATTTTTATTTAGAGAGTAGGAAGTTAAAACTTAAAAAAGTAGGTAAGAAATGCGTGTCATTTCTTATCATCTCCGCCGACGTTGGCTAGTTAACGTTAGACAAGTGTTATGAATATGCGACAGCTTATTAATTAGTTAAATTATTAGGTAAGACGGTCTCACGGATCCAATTTTATAAAAAAGTTGTTAATTTATTACTAAtaaatggtttttttttgttatagGACCGTCTCACCGTATCAGACCATCTTACGCAATAATCACTGGATAATTGAACATTATATATGATTACTATGGTCTTAATAACGTATCTAGGGTTTCAATGACTCCTCAAAACAATAATTCCGTTTCATTGAAAACATGATTAATGCTTATTTAAAGTTCTTATAGTTGTTCctttgctcagataatagtcaaATGTACAAAAAATGTGTTTGAAGATAGTACTCCATAACTAATTTTGAACCTCATTTTCTTATAGTTTTACTATTTTTGTGACCCAATTCTTACAAATAATGAACCGTTTTAAAGGCCATCACTACTGAAAGAAAAAACGTTAatatttaaaattattatttgGAATACTTTTAGACATGATAGTCCAAATATTATACtcttaaattatttaaaattataAATAAAAACGTTAATCTTAAACAAGAATTCATGAAAAAAAATAGAGACGATTCTAATTATTTCGGAGTCGGCCATATGACATCTTTAATTCCCAACCTCTTTACATTCCCTTTGTTTCAAGCAATAAAAATATCCAATCAAATCCCTATTCTCCATCTACTCATAAACTAAAAAATTAAATTCATTCACCCCATATATTAAATACATCCCTCACTATTCCCTAACATTATTTTCCACACTATATATCCTTCCCTTTACAACCAAACCACATTCCTCTTATTTATTTCCAAACACTTAATTCCCCTTCTCTCATGGCAACCATTCCCAtaacccgaaataacccgacccaCATGGTTCCAATATTCCGTCCCGAATCCGGAACATGGTACCAACCCTATGGAGAACTCCAAGCCAACTACCTAGAAAAGAGACAACTCTTCCTTCGGAGCTACCAATTTAGCCGGAAACAAAGCTTTGGAGCGAAACTTAAGCGGTCTTTGGTTCGTGTTAAGCGTTTGTTTTGGGTACGGGTTAGGTCAGCACGTAGGTTACGGAGGTTGGTTTGGTCCGATCTACGTAAGGCGTTATACGTCAAAAGGAGAAGGTTGTCTAGGCTCGTTAATTACTACTACAATGCACattgtagtagtaataataatactacCAAGAAATATAATTATGAGATTTTTCATACTCCTAATAATAATTCTTGCTCTTCTTACTTCTGGTAAactatttgtatttttttttactaACTAACTCTATTTTTAGAATGAATTTACTtctatttattaattttattattttatgttaATCAGTCAAATTATTAATTATTTCAATTTTATGGTCGGAATATGTTATTGATCGATTTGTAGCGTTATGTTTTTATCCCGTTTTACTGTGTGAAACTGACGAGTACACACTGTGTATTTATATATGTAATTTGCTTCTAAACACGCATattatccttttttttttttctaagggAGCCACAATGACAACTATGTATAATGATAACTAATTTAAACCTAGATCATTCACGACTTTTCCAGCTATAG
Protein-coding sequences here:
- the LOC141621117 gene encoding uncharacterized protein LOC141621117, whose protein sequence is MATIPITRNNPTHMVPIFRPESGTWYQPYGELQANYLEKRQLFLRSYQFSRKQSFGAKLKRSLVRVKRLFWVRVRSARRLRRLVWSDLRKALYVKRRRLSRLVNYYYNAHCSSNNNTTKKYNYEIFHTPNNNSCSSYFW